From the Budorcas taxicolor isolate Tak-1 chromosome 1, Takin1.1, whole genome shotgun sequence genome, one window contains:
- the CLDN1 gene encoding claudin-1, protein MANAGLQLLGFILAFLGWIGSIVSTALPQWKVYSYASDNIVTAQAIYEGLWMSCVSQSTGQIQCKVFDSLLNLNSTLQATRALMVIGILLGLIAIFVATVGMKCMKCMEDDEAQKMRMAVFGGVIFLISGLAILVATAWYGNRIVQEFYDPMTPVNARYEFGQALFIGWAAASLCLLGGALLCCSCPRKTTSYPTPRPYPKPAPSSGKDYV, encoded by the exons ATGGCCAACGCGGGGTTGCAGCTGCTGGGCTTCATCCTGGCGTTTCTGGGCTGGATCGGCTCCATCGTCAGCACGGCGCTGCCCCAGTGGAAGGTTTACTCCTATGCTAGTGACAACATCGTGACGGCCCAGGCCATCTACGAGGGGCTGTGGATGTCGTGCGTGTCGCAGAGCACCGGGCAGATCCAGTGCAAAGTCTTCGACTCCTTGCTGAATCTGAACA GCACTCTGCAAGCAACCCGTGCCCTGATGGTGATCGGCATCCTGCTGGGACTAATAGCCATCTTTGTGGCCACCGTTGGCATGAAGTGCATGAAGTGCATGGAGGACGACGAGGCACAGAAGATGCGGATGGCTGTCTTTGGGGGCGTGATCTTTCTTATTTCAG GTCTGGCTATTTTAGTTGCCACAGCATGGTATGGCAATAGAATTGTTCAAGAATTCTACGACCCCATGACCCCGGTCAATGCCAG gtATGAATTTGGTCAGGCTCTCTTCATTGGCTGGGCTGCTGCTTCTCTCTGCCTTCTGGGAGGCGCCCTGCTGTGCTGCTCCTGTCCCCGGAAAACAACATCTTACCCAACACCCAGGCCCTATCCCAAGCCAGCACCTTCCAGTGGGAAAGACTATGTGTGA